One segment of Sphingomonas qomolangmaensis DNA contains the following:
- a CDS encoding SOS response-associated peptidase family protein — protein MCNRARYAGEPDTIFAAANKLFGERPRDNRFDAKELRPKGRAYVIREHDGERAWDVMLWDVLGGQASWPMTNVRNLKLPQWRKLAEKPENRCLVPLTEFCEWTPDKHDLGDGKPPLKGEMWFQVTDQPVFAVAGFWQQTKEGAGFTMVTCDPNELVAPIHPKAMITILEAKDVDTWLRGSYDAVVELQRPYDSSRMTVRGPVFPTRQMER, from the coding sequence ATGTGCAACAGAGCAAGATATGCAGGCGAACCCGACACGATTTTCGCCGCTGCCAACAAGCTGTTCGGCGAAAGGCCGCGGGACAACCGGTTTGATGCAAAAGAGTTGCGGCCGAAGGGTCGCGCCTATGTGATCCGCGAGCACGACGGCGAGCGCGCGTGGGACGTGATGCTCTGGGACGTGCTGGGCGGTCAGGCGTCTTGGCCGATGACGAATGTCCGCAACCTGAAGCTGCCGCAGTGGCGCAAGCTGGCAGAGAAGCCTGAGAACCGCTGTCTGGTTCCCCTTACCGAATTCTGCGAATGGACGCCCGACAAGCACGACCTTGGCGACGGGAAGCCGCCGCTGAAGGGTGAGATGTGGTTCCAGGTGACCGACCAGCCGGTGTTCGCAGTGGCGGGCTTTTGGCAGCAGACCAAAGAGGGCGCAGGCTTCACCATGGTGACCTGCGATCCTAACGAGCTCGTGGCTCCGATCCATCCTAAGGCGATGATCACGATCCTCGAAGCCAAAGACGTCGATACCTGGCTGCGCGGCTCGTACGACGCGGTGGTCGAGCTCCAGCGACCCTATGACAGCTCCAGAATGACGGTTCGGGGGCCGGTGTTCCCGACGCGGCAAATGGAGCGGTGA
- a CDS encoding alpha/beta fold hydrolase, which produces MMIDTPTGSFGVRSAGADDAPIALLLHGFPDDASTFDQIGPDLAAKGYRAVAPYLRGYAPSPLAGPLTLDALVADLLSLARTLSPNRPVCFVGHDYGAQIGYLATTRAPELFAAAVMLSGAHPAAINRRMKRLPRQWWMSRYIIFFQFGGVADRAVAHNDFAYVERLWRRWSPAFTPPPAHLARVKATLRRSMPAPVAMYREGGFEVPANPIAVPTLFIAGEKDGCLLPKLSDGQDAIFTKGYARELWPEVGHFPHLEQPVRVAEAIVAWFSRYGADVHTSPPSTGAGVKTERGC; this is translated from the coding sequence ATGATGATCGATACGCCGACCGGGAGTTTCGGGGTCCGCAGCGCCGGAGCGGACGATGCGCCGATAGCGCTGCTGCTGCACGGCTTTCCTGACGATGCCTCGACCTTCGACCAAATCGGCCCCGACCTAGCCGCCAAAGGCTATCGCGCCGTCGCGCCATATCTGCGCGGCTATGCGCCATCGCCGTTGGCCGGGCCGCTTACGCTCGATGCTTTGGTCGCCGATCTGCTCTCGCTTGCCCGTACGCTGTCCCCGAATCGGCCGGTCTGTTTTGTCGGGCACGATTATGGCGCGCAGATCGGATATCTCGCGACGACCCGCGCGCCGGAGCTTTTCGCGGCGGCCGTGATGCTCTCGGGCGCGCATCCGGCGGCGATCAACCGCCGCATGAAGCGCCTGCCACGGCAATGGTGGATGAGCCGCTACATCATTTTTTTTCAGTTCGGCGGTGTCGCCGATCGCGCGGTGGCGCATAACGATTTTGCCTATGTGGAGCGACTGTGGCGGCGGTGGTCCCCCGCCTTCACCCCGCCGCCCGCGCACCTCGCGCGCGTCAAGGCGACGCTCCGCCGCTCCATGCCTGCGCCGGTCGCCATGTACCGGGAAGGCGGCTTCGAGGTGCCGGCCAACCCGATTGCGGTGCCGACGCTGTTCATTGCCGGTGAGAAGGACGGTTGCCTCCTGCCTAAACTCTCGGACGGGCAGGACGCCATCTTCACCAAAGGATACGCGCGGGAGCTGTGGCCCGAGGTTGGCCACTTTCCTCACCTGGAACAACCCGTGCGAGTGGCCGAAGCAATCGTTGCGTGGTTTTCCCGATATGGGGCCGACGTACATACCTCGCCACCTTCGACAGGTGCTGGTGTCAAAACCGAACGGGGCTGTTGA
- a CDS encoding LysR family transcriptional regulator, translating into MKLRQLEYLVAIADTQSFAKAALLLNVSQPTLSQQIRTLEDDLGLPLLERSPNGVWPTPAGREVIDRARAILRDLRELDHVARRAGSRVSGTIRFGTTPTLGPYLLSPVIAELHQSLPDLRIHVREGIPIYQTDDLAKGQIDLYLGPLPISNHLFQVEPLFRERLYLVVAKDHLLAGCRAVTADQLAGLPVLSIDQRHQYHRQIANIADQFGMRLAPDYEGTSLDSLHQMAASGLGAAILPQLYLASEVGGFAGLTVVDVAGWDAYRSIALAWRKSNVLGEHFAMIGESIARLARSLTLEKLETPQA; encoded by the coding sequence GTGAAGCTCAGACAGCTGGAGTATTTGGTAGCGATCGCGGACACGCAGTCGTTCGCCAAAGCAGCCTTGCTCCTCAATGTGTCGCAGCCGACGCTCAGCCAGCAGATTCGGACTTTGGAAGACGATCTCGGCCTACCTTTGTTGGAGCGGTCGCCCAACGGTGTTTGGCCAACGCCAGCGGGGCGAGAGGTTATCGACCGAGCGCGTGCCATCCTGCGTGACCTGCGAGAACTCGACCATGTCGCCCGGCGTGCGGGAAGCCGAGTATCGGGAACCATCCGCTTTGGAACGACGCCTACGCTCGGACCATATCTTTTGTCGCCGGTGATAGCCGAACTGCATCAGTCGCTGCCCGACCTACGCATCCATGTCCGCGAAGGCATCCCGATCTACCAGACCGACGATCTGGCTAAAGGGCAGATCGACCTTTATCTAGGTCCGCTGCCCATCTCGAACCATCTATTTCAGGTTGAGCCGCTGTTCCGCGAGCGTCTATACTTGGTCGTTGCCAAGGACCATCTCCTTGCCGGTTGTCGCGCGGTGACGGCCGATCAGTTGGCCGGCTTGCCCGTCCTGTCCATCGATCAACGCCACCAGTATCACCGTCAGATAGCGAACATTGCTGATCAGTTCGGGATGCGACTGGCACCGGATTACGAGGGTACGAGTCTCGACAGCCTGCATCAAATGGCGGCAAGCGGCTTGGGGGCGGCAATCCTGCCCCAGCTCTATCTTGCGTCAGAGGTGGGAGGGTTTGCTGGACTGACCGTGGTCGACGTCGCGGGCTGGGATGCTTACCGTTCGATAGCGCTGGCATGGCGCAAGTCCAACGTCTTGGGCGAGCACTTTGCAATGATCGGCGAAAGCATTGCTCGTCTGGCGCGGTCGTTGACGCTAGAAAAGCTTGAAACGCCTCAAGCTTGA
- a CDS encoding BLUF domain-containing protein, protein MFDEYGFPGDPDFDYAAPTLYTFVYCSRAAEGVDDMEVNRIIESAQRYNLAKGITGVLVFGSGVFFQWIEGPPAEVQKLIASLHSDPRHYDIVPLDRGEEKRERLYPNWEMERVEADDIRTVLQDALESAEDDNNVAALRRILEHLASGSLNSLGRGSFGSSAAT, encoded by the coding sequence ATGTTCGACGAATACGGTTTTCCAGGCGACCCCGACTTCGACTACGCCGCGCCCACACTTTATACTTTTGTATACTGCAGTCGTGCCGCCGAAGGCGTCGATGATATGGAGGTCAATCGCATCATCGAATCAGCGCAACGCTACAATCTCGCCAAAGGCATCACCGGGGTGCTGGTTTTCGGCAGCGGCGTCTTTTTCCAATGGATCGAGGGACCTCCCGCCGAGGTGCAGAAGCTGATCGCGAGCCTGCATAGCGATCCCCGCCATTACGACATCGTCCCGCTGGACCGGGGTGAAGAAAAGCGCGAGCGCCTGTATCCGAATTGGGAGATGGAGCGGGTTGAAGCCGACGACATCCGCACGGTGCTGCAGGACGCGCTTGAAAGCGCAGAGGACGACAATAACGTTGCGGCGCTGCGGCGTATCCTCGAACACTTGGCTTCGGGTTCGCTCAATTCGCTTGGGCGAGGTTCGTTTGGCTCAAGTGCGGCAACATAG